The following proteins are co-located in the Micromonospora viridifaciens genome:
- a CDS encoding cation transporter, which translates to MSLRLLQVPAGPSPARQAVLTRRVRLLVAATITWNVVEAATALAAGTIASSTALIGFGLDSIIEVSSAAAVAWQFAGRDPQARERIALRVIAVSFFALAAYVSVESVRALFGGADADHTSIGLILAALSLAVMPVLSYAQRRAGRELGSRTAVADSRQTLLCAYLSAVLLVGLGLNSLFGWSWADPAAALVIAALAVKEGRDAWRGDICCAVPRAASLPAGGAPEECECRPGCSCCAKEN; encoded by the coding sequence ATGAGCCTGCGCCTGCTCCAGGTACCCGCCGGCCCCTCCCCCGCGCGGCAAGCGGTACTCACCCGCCGGGTACGACTGCTGGTGGCCGCGACGATCACCTGGAACGTGGTCGAGGCCGCGACTGCGCTCGCCGCCGGCACGATCGCCTCATCGACCGCGCTGATCGGCTTCGGCCTGGACTCGATCATCGAGGTATCGTCCGCCGCGGCGGTGGCCTGGCAGTTTGCCGGCCGCGACCCGCAGGCGCGGGAGAGGATCGCCTTGCGGGTCATCGCAGTGTCGTTCTTCGCTCTCGCCGCCTACGTCAGCGTCGAGTCGGTGCGCGCCCTGTTCGGCGGCGCCGATGCCGACCACACCTCGATCGGTCTTATTCTGGCCGCGCTGTCGCTGGCTGTCATGCCCGTGCTGTCGTACGCCCAACGCCGCGCCGGCCGGGAACTCGGCTCCCGCACGGCGGTTGCTGATTCCAGGCAGACCCTGTTGTGCGCGTATCTGTCCGCGGTTCTGCTCGTCGGTCTGGGCCTGAACTCCCTGTTCGGCTGGTCCTGGGCCGACCCCGCCGCGGCGTTGGTCATCGCCGCCCTGGCGGTCAAGGAAGGCCGTGACGCGTGGCGCGGCGACATCTGCTGCGCCGTCCCCCGGGCCGCTTCCCTCCCAGCCGGCGGCGCCCCTGAGGAATGTGAGTGCCGGCCGGGGTGTTCCTGCTGCGCGAAGGAGAAC
- a CDS encoding ArsR/SmtB family transcription factor, whose product MVVETLTYGQVLARFGHALSDPTRARLLLALREGPGYPAELAELLDTTRQNLSNHLACLRGCGLAVAAPEGRRTRYELADARLAHALGDLLGLVLAVDPAACPDSDAKECC is encoded by the coding sequence ACGGGCAGGTGCTGGCGCGGTTCGGCCATGCGCTATCCGATCCGACGCGGGCGCGGCTGCTGCTGGCATTGCGGGAAGGGCCCGGCTATCCGGCGGAGCTGGCCGAATTGCTGGACACGACACGCCAGAACCTGTCGAACCATCTGGCCTGCCTACGGGGCTGCGGCCTGGCCGTGGCCGCGCCGGAGGGGCGGCGGACACGCTACGAGCTGGCCGATGCACGGCTGGCGCATGCCCTGGGTGATCTGCTGGGTCTGGTCCTGGCCGTTGACCCGGCCGCCTGCCCGGACTCTGACGCCAAGGAGTGCTGCTGA